From one Luteolibacter sp. SL250 genomic stretch:
- a CDS encoding response regulator, with translation MPLSQSAPLPAPKTRTGNLPLYLGFAGAVIFFLLSGFNAFRNTTALREGMRQVENTHTVIVSLENVLSYMKDGETGQRGYLITGNEDYLRPYFNARTGVEAELVKLRKITSGNAIHQELLPKVEVLISAKFAEMEETIQIRRERGFEPALAVVVTDRGRRVMDGLRDNLALMKQEERRVRDLRISEMEQTHKATIASGVITAVLGLVLSYSVMWLLRRNQEQRKRQEWSQAGRIELAASMAGELRLELLAEGVLGFLSRYVDAHAGVMFVSRKGGFERVALVGTSNGAVPSKFAVGEGLLGRAVTEKALQRVDDVPEGYLTVASGLGEGVPRHLLVIPAQVDDTVNAVIELGFIHPLNEEKQQFLSQIGELVGMAVRSSLYRENLQELLEETQRQSEEVQTQSEELRVSNEELDEQTRALKETQARLELQQTEMEQINTQLEEQTQILERQKADLLDSKVALEIQAAEVEQASRYKSDFLANMSHELRTPLNSSLILAKLLSENRGGNLTAEQVKYAHTIESAGNDLLNLINDVLDLSKIEAGHMDISPVRVTLADVAGNMRDIFEPIAREKGVKLTVEVDAGLPATMETDPQRLEQVLKNLLSNALKFTEKGEVALRVGRGPRNQLSFKVSDTGIGIAPEKRRAIFDPFFQGDAGTSRKYGGTGLGLSISRNLARLLGGELRLVSEIGKGSTFTLLAPEVWEAATPRPAPAAVPAEQAPDLARLLEETSRHAPEPPAAPITEGSVPDDRASISGRGRVILVVEDDKPFAEIVYDLAREMSFECLVATSAEEALRLAKRFVPSAIVLDVGLPDNSGLIVLEQLKSDPNTRHIPVHVVSASDYTHTALSLGAVGYMMKPVKREQLVETFRKLEVKISQKVRRVLLVEDDPVQMDAMRDLLGSRDVEAVCASTAAECLEQLGGSTFDCMVLDLSLPDASGFALLEKLSKEHTYSFPPVIVYTGRVLSSEEEQRLRKYSKSIIIKGAKSPERLLDEVTLFLHQVVSELPAEKRRLIEKSTSRDEALEGRRILIAEDDVRNVFALTSLLEGRGVKVKIARNGREALVALEESLLDPAKKVDLVLMDVMMPEMDGITAMKEIRRRQEWKKLPIISLTAKAMRSDQEQCLAAGANDYLAKPLDVEKLLSLVRVWMPR, from the coding sequence ATGCCGTTGTCCCAATCCGCCCCACTCCCAGCACCTAAGACGCGCACCGGCAACCTGCCGCTCTATCTGGGATTCGCCGGTGCGGTGATTTTCTTTCTCCTCAGCGGCTTCAATGCTTTCCGGAACACCACCGCCCTGCGTGAGGGCATGCGGCAGGTGGAGAACACCCACACGGTGATCGTTTCGCTGGAAAATGTTCTGTCCTACATGAAGGACGGGGAAACCGGCCAGCGGGGTTATCTCATCACGGGGAACGAGGACTATCTCCGGCCTTACTTCAATGCCCGTACGGGAGTGGAGGCGGAATTGGTGAAGCTGAGGAAAATCACTTCGGGAAATGCAATCCACCAGGAACTCCTGCCAAAGGTGGAGGTGCTGATCTCCGCGAAGTTCGCTGAGATGGAGGAAACCATCCAGATCCGCAGGGAGCGGGGCTTCGAGCCCGCCCTGGCAGTGGTTGTCACGGACCGGGGACGTCGCGTCATGGATGGCCTGCGCGACAACCTGGCGCTGATGAAACAGGAGGAGCGGAGAGTCCGGGACCTGCGGATCTCGGAAATGGAGCAGACGCACAAGGCGACCATCGCCAGCGGAGTGATCACGGCGGTGCTGGGACTGGTTCTTTCCTATTCCGTCATGTGGCTGCTCCGCCGCAACCAAGAACAGAGGAAGCGCCAGGAGTGGTCCCAGGCGGGACGGATCGAGCTGGCGGCATCCATGGCCGGGGAGCTCAGGTTGGAGCTTCTGGCGGAGGGCGTCCTCGGATTTCTCTCGCGGTACGTGGACGCCCACGCGGGCGTGATGTTCGTCAGCCGCAAGGGTGGTTTCGAACGGGTGGCGCTGGTGGGGACCTCCAACGGTGCCGTGCCTTCGAAATTCGCGGTGGGCGAGGGCTTGCTCGGCCGTGCGGTCACGGAGAAAGCGTTGCAGCGCGTCGATGATGTTCCGGAAGGTTACCTCACCGTGGCTTCCGGGCTGGGTGAGGGTGTGCCGCGGCACCTGCTGGTGATTCCGGCGCAGGTGGATGACACCGTCAATGCGGTGATCGAGCTGGGCTTCATCCATCCCCTGAATGAGGAGAAGCAGCAATTCCTCTCACAGATCGGCGAACTGGTGGGGATGGCCGTCAGGTCCTCCCTCTACCGGGAGAACCTGCAGGAACTGCTGGAGGAGACGCAGCGGCAGAGCGAGGAGGTGCAGACCCAGAGCGAGGAACTGCGGGTGTCCAACGAGGAACTGGACGAGCAGACGCGCGCGCTGAAGGAAACCCAGGCCCGGCTGGAGCTGCAGCAGACGGAGATGGAGCAGATCAACACCCAGCTCGAGGAGCAGACCCAGATCCTGGAGCGGCAGAAGGCCGACCTTCTGGACTCGAAGGTGGCGCTGGAGATCCAGGCCGCGGAGGTGGAGCAGGCCAGCCGCTACAAGTCGGACTTCCTGGCGAACATGTCGCACGAGCTGCGCACGCCGCTGAACTCCTCCCTGATCCTGGCGAAGCTGCTTTCGGAAAACCGGGGCGGAAACCTGACGGCGGAGCAGGTGAAATACGCGCACACCATCGAGTCCGCCGGCAATGATCTGCTGAACCTGATCAACGATGTGCTGGACCTGTCGAAGATCGAGGCCGGACACATGGACATCTCCCCGGTGCGGGTGACGCTGGCGGATGTCGCGGGCAACATGCGGGACATCTTCGAGCCGATCGCCCGCGAGAAAGGCGTGAAACTCACCGTGGAGGTGGATGCGGGCCTGCCTGCGACGATGGAGACCGACCCGCAGCGGCTGGAGCAGGTCCTCAAGAACCTGCTCTCGAACGCGCTGAAGTTCACCGAAAAGGGGGAGGTCGCGCTGCGCGTGGGGCGTGGTCCGAGAAACCAGCTCAGCTTCAAGGTGAGCGACACGGGCATCGGCATCGCCCCGGAAAAGCGCCGGGCGATTTTCGACCCATTCTTCCAAGGGGATGCGGGGACCAGCCGGAAGTACGGCGGAACCGGACTGGGTCTGTCCATTTCCCGGAACCTGGCCCGCCTGCTGGGGGGTGAACTGCGGTTGGTGAGCGAGATCGGGAAAGGCAGCACCTTCACCCTGCTGGCACCGGAAGTGTGGGAAGCGGCCACTCCGCGTCCCGCTCCGGCGGCTGTTCCCGCGGAGCAGGCGCCGGACCTGGCGCGGCTGCTGGAAGAAACATCTCGCCATGCTCCGGAACCTCCGGCCGCGCCCATCACGGAAGGCAGCGTGCCGGATGACCGGGCGTCCATCAGCGGCCGGGGCCGCGTGATCCTTGTCGTGGAGGATGACAAGCCCTTCGCGGAGATCGTCTATGATCTGGCGCGGGAGATGAGTTTCGAGTGCCTGGTGGCCACCAGCGCGGAGGAAGCCCTGCGGCTGGCGAAGCGGTTCGTGCCGAGCGCCATCGTCCTGGACGTCGGCCTGCCGGACAACAGCGGCCTCATCGTGCTGGAGCAGTTGAAGAGTGATCCAAACACACGCCACATTCCGGTCCACGTGGTTTCCGCGAGCGACTACACCCACACCGCGCTCTCCCTGGGGGCGGTCGGCTACATGATGAAGCCGGTGAAGCGGGAGCAACTGGTGGAGACTTTCAGGAAGCTGGAGGTGAAGATCAGCCAGAAGGTGCGCCGCGTGCTGCTGGTGGAGGATGATCCGGTGCAGATGGACGCCATGAGGGACCTGCTGGGTTCCCGGGATGTCGAGGCGGTCTGCGCCAGCACGGCGGCGGAGTGCCTGGAGCAGCTCGGCGGTTCCACCTTCGACTGCATGGTGCTGGACCTCAGCCTGCCGGATGCGTCCGGCTTCGCGCTGCTGGAGAAGCTGAGCAAGGAACACACCTACTCCTTCCCTCCGGTCATCGTCTACACCGGTCGGGTGCTGAGCTCCGAGGAGGAACAGCGTCTGCGCAAGTATTCGAAATCCATCATCATCAAGGGCGCGAAATCACCGGAACGCCTGCTGGATGAGGTGACCCTGTTCCTGCACCAGGTGGTGTCCGAACTTCCGGCGGAGAAACGCAGGCTCATCGAGAAATCGACCAGCCGGGATGAGGCGCTGGAAGGCCGCCGGATTCTCATCGCGGAGGATGACGTGCGGAACGTCTTCGCTCTGACAAGCCTGCTGGAAGGCCGCGGGGTGAAGGTCAAGATCGCCCGGAATGGCCGTGAGGCCCTGGTGGCGCTGGAGGAGTCACTCCTGGATCCCGCGAAGAAGGTCGATCTCGTCCTGATGGACGTGATGATGCCGGAGATGGACGGCATCACCGCGATGAAGGAAATCCGCCGCAGGCAGGAATGGAAGAAACTGCCGATCATCT
- a CDS encoding HAD family hydrolase: protein MPSGMEIRCILFDLDRTLLDRDRSFLAFSAAQYDRFRPQLAGVPPDRFVESFIRLDDRGMLWKDEVYQRLIDELGIRSLTWEQLYQDFTDRVADHYVSFPNVRETLAGLAETHTLGIITNGRTFFQQRSIRTLGIEPFFSAILISEKEGLRKPDPAIFHRATSLLGVTPAETAYVGDHPVNDMQAPRNAGMLAVWKRNDDHADAPCDARFDHFDQLPRIIRELENEHSV from the coding sequence ATGCCCTCAGGCATGGAGATCCGCTGCATCCTCTTCGATCTTGATCGCACCCTTCTGGACCGCGACCGCTCATTCCTGGCATTTTCCGCCGCTCAATACGATCGTTTCCGCCCGCAGTTGGCTGGGGTTCCGCCCGACCGCTTTGTTGAATCCTTCATCCGTCTGGATGACCGTGGCATGCTTTGGAAGGATGAGGTTTACCAGCGCCTCATCGACGAACTGGGTATCCGCTCGCTCACCTGGGAGCAGCTCTACCAGGACTTCACCGACCGCGTGGCGGATCATTATGTCTCCTTCCCGAATGTGCGGGAGACCCTGGCCGGACTGGCGGAGACCCACACCCTCGGAATCATCACCAACGGACGGACGTTCTTCCAACAGCGCTCGATCCGCACCCTGGGGATCGAACCATTCTTTTCGGCCATCCTCATTTCGGAAAAAGAGGGTCTCCGCAAACCGGATCCAGCCATCTTCCACCGCGCCACTTCATTGCTCGGCGTGACTCCCGCAGAAACAGCCTATGTCGGCGACCATCCCGTGAATGACATGCAGGCCCCGCGGAACGCCGGGATGTTGGCGGTGTGGAAACGGAACGATGATCATGCGGACGCTCCATGTGACGCCCGTTTCGATCATTTCGACCAGTTGCCCCGGATCATCCGTGAGCTGGAAAACGAACACTCTGTCTGA